A genomic window from Microbacterium sp. ET2 includes:
- a CDS encoding polysaccharide deacetylase family protein, whose product MGRSGRRRASARVRRRRRLVATVAATVLVVILVATVTISALTRGASPPAAGGGASTVPASSAPPTPEPTPLTPVETLLATTDDPAACAVSFAGDSVDQAPILQTQGTLYAGLPIPGRDGAVFAGWYATPEDADAFTISARVNGSEMVACTDRQVTLHGAWKTPEDNAAEDARIPILMYHQFTSNPEGESGWLRGNYAYIGDFDAHMNHIATGGFYLPTWDELSAFIDGRLWLPNRSVIVTDDDADQTWFDLAVPVVDKYQVLSTSFMITAYRQDPAPSPYVLRRSHTHDMHQAGANGDGRITNYAVPEIVADMEASAQVLGVKEVMAYPFGHYNETAKEGLRQAGFEMARTIEPGYVTIGTDKLALPTIRINYGMGLDALVNLIG is encoded by the coding sequence ATGGGTCGATCCGGGAGGCGTCGGGCCAGCGCCCGCGTGCGACGCCGGAGGCGTCTGGTCGCGACCGTTGCGGCCACGGTGCTCGTGGTCATCCTGGTTGCGACCGTCACGATCTCAGCTCTCACCCGGGGTGCGTCGCCGCCTGCGGCCGGCGGCGGCGCCTCGACTGTTCCCGCGAGCTCGGCCCCGCCGACGCCCGAGCCGACCCCGCTCACACCGGTGGAGACGCTGCTCGCGACCACCGACGACCCCGCCGCATGCGCGGTGAGCTTCGCCGGAGACAGCGTCGACCAAGCGCCGATCCTGCAGACGCAGGGGACGCTGTACGCGGGTCTGCCGATCCCCGGCCGCGACGGCGCCGTGTTCGCCGGCTGGTACGCGACACCGGAGGACGCCGACGCCTTCACCATATCCGCGCGGGTCAACGGCTCGGAGATGGTCGCCTGCACCGACCGCCAGGTGACGCTGCACGGTGCGTGGAAGACCCCCGAGGACAACGCCGCCGAAGACGCGCGCATCCCGATCCTCATGTACCACCAGTTCACCTCGAATCCGGAGGGCGAGAGCGGCTGGCTGCGCGGCAACTACGCCTACATCGGCGATTTCGACGCGCACATGAACCACATCGCCACCGGCGGGTTCTACCTCCCGACCTGGGATGAGTTGAGCGCCTTCATCGACGGGCGGCTGTGGCTTCCGAACCGGTCGGTGATCGTCACCGACGACGATGCCGATCAGACCTGGTTCGATCTCGCCGTGCCGGTGGTGGACAAGTACCAGGTGCTCTCGACGTCGTTCATGATCACCGCCTACCGGCAGGACCCTGCACCCTCGCCCTACGTGCTCCGTCGCTCGCACACGCACGACATGCATCAGGCCGGGGCGAACGGCGACGGGCGGATCACGAACTACGCCGTTCCCGAGATCGTGGCCGACATGGAGGCATCCGCTCAGGTTCTCGGCGTCAAGGAGGTCATGGCCTACCCCTTCGGGCACTACAACGAGACCGCGAAGGAGGGTCTGCGCCAGGCCGGCTTCGAGATGGCCCGCACCATCGAGCCCGGGTACGTCACCATCGGCACCGACAAGCTCGCCCTCCCCACCATCCGCATCAACTACGGCATGGGGCTGGATGCGCTGGTGAACCTGATCGGCTGA